The genome window GTTATATGTTTTTTCCTCTTTGCTCGTTTTGTACGATTTTAACTCCTTTGCTAGCTTTTCAGTAATATCACCTTGGAGGGTTGTACATTCCCCCTACactttatacttttttttcttttagtttttagaaaattgatatattttgtggaattataatattagttaGAGTTTGCAGCAGAAtgcacatgaaaaaaaatgtcttatttatgttttatattttaatttttttttaacacatataacgatgaaaaaaacatatatttaaatttatatcctgaaaatttatgaataaataGGATATTCCAATAGAACCTTAGTGGTTtcatgattctattttaaacattTGTCTACCTAAtaagtaattaaataattatataattgaaagaaTGTTTTACAATGtcaaaaattgtaaataaacTTAATGAAGGTAGTATAATAAGCAAACTTATTAATTGATGTATCACTATAATGATTAGTTTGTTCAATATCTCATCTTTCTCATACATATTTTAACctacttttttatattatctataaatttGACAACATATAATTAAATGCACACATTGGGGTTAAAAGTGAAAAATATCATAGTTGAAGaagttaaatatatgtatttattcaaGGGTTAATGTGTATTAGTGTATAGCTTGTCGAACTTTAAGGGCTAAGCTGTAATTAAGCCTTGATTACTTGCCCTCGGTCGTTGCTGTCACAAAACCCCAGTTAATAAAACCTACTCGTAAACAGAAAAAATTCAAGCTTTAATTCAAGCTTTTTTCTGTGAAAAAATGGAAGATGAAATAGTGATTGCGTCGTCGCCGACCGACGCTGGAATTAGTTGCTTTGACCTACACTCCGGCGCCGAACATTTACGCTACCGGACATGCGCCTCGCCGCCGCACAGTCTTATCTCCGTCGGCGGCCGCTATCTCGCTGCTTCTCAACTCCGTGACGCCGCCGCGACTTCTGGCTCTGTTTTCTATTGGTCTTGGAACAAGGTATGTATTAACTTGTGTGTAAATGTGACTATGtgtatattttgataaattgcCTGTTAAATAGGAGAAGCTTTAACCTAATTATTTTACATTTTGTAATATCTGTCTCACGAACACacggagagggagagggagagagagagagagatgtataTGTATTGCTGTAAGGTGTTTGAGCAATTGTTTGGGTGggggagagatagagagagagggagggacaTTTATGTATTGTGACACTTATCTGTGAGGCAATTTTGCGGTTTAGTGAATTTATGAATGTACTTATATAAAATACTTACAGGGCTTTGCGTATGTATTTGAAATGTGCAGCCTCAGGTAGAAGTCAAGTGTTTTCCTTCAGAACCGATAAATGCATTAGTTTGTGATGATGATGGAAGTTTCATAATTGGAGGTGGCGTCTCTGGAGATATTTACATATGGCAGGTGATGTTATTATTCGATATTTTTTCTTCCTACTTTGTTGTGGTTTATAGCGTGTTTGTATTCTGCTATTAGTGCTACTTACATGTCGTTTACACAGGCTGCTACTGGCAGATTGCTCAAGAAATGGCATGCTCACTATAGGGCTGTTTCAAGTTTAGTATATGTTGACCAAACTACTCTGATTTCTGGGGCAGAGGATGGGTGTGTTCGAGTGTGGTCACTTCTCATGTAAATTCTTATTTTCCAATGATTTTACATCCTTTTGATTAGATCGTTTGGCTCTCTTTTTTGAGAATGAATAATTTGTTATCTGTATGATGGATGCACTAGGATTTTTGATGATTTCCGAAGGAACGAAGCAAAACACCTTTTCGAATATAGTTTTTCCGAGCACACTTTACGAGTGACTGATATAGTTACAGGTCATGGGGGATGTAATGCAATCATAGTATCTGCTTCTGAAGACCGGACTTGCAAGGTATGCTACACCTCTTACTAAACTGTATTGGTTTTCATTTGTTAGACATAATCCACCAGGACTCTCCAGCATTTGTTTAATTTGTATAAACATTCAACTTCTGTCATCCATATTTCCATGCACTATCAACAATGTAAGAGCCCATTTTTCTTGGAAGCTTATAGAAAAATATACCAATCAGTTCATATCTAAGATCTTGACTAGTCATTGAACTGTCAAGCATAGAAGGTTTGTGCCTCTTGTGAGGGAGGAATGGTGTGTTTCAGCTTGATGAGGATGTTTCAAAATTGAACGGGCAAAACTATAGCACTTTGTTATTTGAGCTTGGAGCAAATCTTGTTTTGATATAGATTGGGGATTTGATCTGGAGGATTGTATCTAAGTTGACCCCTCTGTATGTATTGGCTCAATCCCCAAAACTAAGTGTAAGGCCAAGTCACAACCTTGTGAGTCTGGTGGCTGGTGGGCTAAGATGACCAATTTTGTTGCACACGGACAAGTAAAAATTGAGTTTGGCTATATAGTGCATCTTATAGCATTACCACTTCATACATACCTAATGCAACTTAGTATTCAGGCTCTATCTAATATTTCCAGTCAGGTGTCTAAAATAACACGGTGATGATCATTATAAAGATTTCATTGTATTCATGATTctttgtttttattaatttttttccgaCTATCATATTTACGTAATTTTTCGgaaataagtgacttatttctgaaaaataaggtAAGCCAAACGGGTCCATAgtctttttgataaatatttaaaagtctTGATGTTCATCATCTAGGTATGGAGCTTGGCTAAAGGGAAACTTCTGAGAAATATAGTTTTCCCATCAATAATTGATGCTATAGCGTTGGACCCAGGGGAGCATGTCTTTTATGCTGGAGGTAGAGATGGAAAGATATATATTGCTGCCCTTAATGCTCAACTTACATCTACCAGCAATTATGGTCTGTATATCATTGGCACGCTATCTGATCACAGGTTTGTTAGTTTTATTGAGAACCAGATGTTCTACTGTTTCATACTCTTTCTGATGTAGCTCCCCTTAAATTAGGCGGATAATATTAGATTTGTCAGATTTTATTACTGAGAACTTGTTCAATTATAAAATAGTTCGGAATTTATTTAAGTGCCTATATATTTCTGTCACTATGCTAACTTTGTGCTTATATATATGGATACTCTAATAAATACAAATCTCTAAATTTTTGTTCATCTTATTTGTAATAGCAAGGCTGTTACTTGCTTGGCTTTTGCTGTAAATGGGCATCATTTGGTTTCTGGGTCGGAAGATGGCATGATACGGGTATGGGACACAAGATCCCGTAATATCATTCGTATCCTAAAACATGCAAAAGGTATATTTATTGTAATTAGAACTGACAGTGGTTTGGCTAAATAAGTCTCTGTAATTGCAGCAtcatttgttatatttttaaaatttatatgtatttaccAGCAACAGGAAAAAAAGTAGGATATTGCAAGCAAAAGTATCTTTACAAATGCTAGTTATAAGATTGCATATCCTTAGCTTACAAAAACTTTAATAGTTACAGTTTTCTGTGTTAGTTTAACTTTCACTCATGGTTTTCATTTAGAGTAGTAGTTTAAATAACACAACATTCACCACAATTATTAAAAAGAACATGCTAGATGTAGTACCATTCTGATTGGTTGTGGTTTCTGTATTATGTAGGTCCTGTGAACAATTTACTTATAATAAGACGACCTCCATCTTTGTATCCTAGAACATCATTGCATTCTCAGTCCCCGTCATTGAGAAGACCAGGAGCCTTGGTGCCTCCTCCACTTGAGAAGTACACAAATTCAACAGATGACAATGCGGATGTTAAGGCTGTCATCATTCCCCAGGCTGAATCAGAAATACCGTTTCATGCTTCGTACATCAGCACCTACACAATGAATAGCCAGATCAAAGAACTTGAGGTCCAtatctttttattaatttattgatgatgATCATTTGTCTAAATTTTAAGTACATATTCTGTAATGTAGCATACTCAGATACTCTTGATTCCTCAGTAACATATCTTGGCTAATCTGCATGACTTGTGTTGCACCTATGATAAACATCTTAAATTAGTTTGTTCTTAAAGAGGTTGTGTATCAATTAGAGCTGTTTCTAGGACACTGTAAGCACCTGAAATTAttgatttggatttttttttttttccctttttaatGCATCTCAGAAATGTTAACAAAAATAAAGTTAAATGCATATGTTTGCCATCGGAGTGTCCTAATTCTGATTTGGAGAAGATGGTTTGTAAAGGATTTGTAAATCTTCACTTTTATAAAGGATAATATCTATAATCTTTTGTGATTTGCTTAGTGGCACATTATTACTTTGGTAACTCTTATTATACTTCAGAGTGTTGACTGTTGAGGTAAATAGGCCTCACAACCTCTTTTTTCTAATATCCTATTTTATCTCCACCTGTCTTTAACCACAAAACCACTGTAACATCTAGATATGTTTAAGATTGTATGAAGAAACCACAGTTCTCTGAATGCAGACTTAGTGTAAATGTCCTTAGTGAGTAGTTTATACTTCTACACATTTACCTTTTTGCCAGTGGCGGTGCCAGGATTATTAAATATGAGGAACtctaaactaatatataaattttcgaCATGCATATCAGCCATCTGGACAGCTGCACACCAGTAGTTAAGCTGCTGACCAGGAGACTATATGTACACTAAACCACCAGTCTATAATATTAAATGTTCTTCCGATGTGTTGTTGATACTtgatagaaaaaaaattgaaaataagttgtgaaactatactttatgagagccttaaaatgcgtgtcgaaccaTTTCTCCCCAATGTTAACAATCTGATAGGACTGAGGGACATTTAACAGGTACAAATAGATGCA of Daucus carota subsp. sativus chromosome 3, DH1 v3.0, whole genome shotgun sequence contains these proteins:
- the LOC108210894 gene encoding protein ROOT INITIATION DEFECTIVE 3 isoform X2 — its product is MEDEIVIASSPTDAGISCFDLHSGAEHLRYRTCASPPHSLISVGGRYLAASQLRDAAATSGSVFYWSWNKPQVEVKCFPSEPINALVCDDDGSFIIGGGVSGDIYIWQAATGRLLKKWHAHYRAVSSLVYVDQTTLISGAEDGCVRVWSLLMIFDDFRRNEAKHLFEYSFSEHTLRVTDIVTGHGGCNAIIVSASEDRTCKVWSLAKGKLLRNIVFPSIIDAIALDPGEHVFYAGGRDGKIYIAALNAQLTSTSNYGLYIIGTLSDHSKAVTCLAFAVNGHHLVSGSEDGMIRVWDTRSRNIIRILKHAKGPVNNLLIIRRPPSLYPRTSLHSQSPSLRRPGALVPPPLEKYTNSTDDNADVKAVIIPQAESEIPFHASYISTYTMNSQIKELEGSSGATEMEIERLKLDCKRSMHMLQQWKKMYENLNEFCVNELLDGDKSRGPNA
- the LOC108210894 gene encoding protein ROOT INITIATION DEFECTIVE 3 isoform X1 — its product is MEDEIVIASSPTDAGISCFDLHSGAEHLRYRTCASPPHSLISVGGRYLAASQLRDAAATSGSVFYWSWNKPQVEVKCFPSEPINALVCDDDGSFIIGGGVSGDIYIWQAATGRLLKKWHAHYRAVSSLVYVDQTTLISGAEDGCVRVWSLLMIFDDFRRNEAKHLFEYSFSEHTLRVTDIVTGHGGCNAIIVSASEDRTCKVWSLAKGKLLRNIVFPSIIDAIALDPGEHVFYAGGRDGKIYIAALNAQLTSTSNYGLYIIGTLSDHSKAVTCLAFAVNGHHLVSGSEDGMIRVWDTRSRNIIRILKHAKGPVNNLLIIRRPPSLYPRTSLHSQSPSLRRPGALVPPPLEKYTNSTDDNADVKAVIIPQAESEIPFHASYISTYTMNSQIKELEQQGSSGATEMEIERLKLDCKRSMHMLQQWKKMYENLNEFCVNELLDGDKSRGPNA